The Enterobacter asburiae genomic sequence GCCGAGTACACCGCCAGGCTTTTCAGTCGTATGGGGTTACCCGCCACGCCGCTTAACCGTACCGGGATAGGGCTTGCCGAGCAGCTGATTGCGCTTCAGCGCGGCGACGTGCTGGTGATGATGGCGCAGAAATCCGCGCACCGGGAGGGGCAAACCACGCTGCGTGAAGCAAAACGTCTGGGCATTCCCACCATCCTGCTGACCAACGCCCTAGACTCACGCTTCAGCAAGGAGGCCAGCGTGGTGATCCACGTTCCGCGCGGCGGCGAAAAAGGCAAAATCCCGCTCCACGGCACGGTGCTGCTGTGTCTGGAAATGATTATTTTATCCGTGGCCTCCACCGAGCCGCAGCGCACTATCAAGTCGATGAAGCGCATCAACGAGTTACATCGTGGGTTAAAACCGGGGAAGAAAAGCAGCTGATTTCCCCGGCTCGCGGATCACGCTTTAGGAATACGCAGCGTCTGGCCAGGATAGATTTTATCCGGGCTGGAGAGCATCGGGCGGTTAGCCTCAAAAATCTTATTGTACTTGTTGGCATCGCCGTACACGGTTTTGGAGATAGCGCTCAGGGTATCGCCGGATTTCACCGTGTAGTAGGTGGCTTCATCTTTGGCATCTGTCGCGGTGATGTTGTTCTCCACCTCGCTGACGCCCGCGATGTTCCCGACGGCGACCTGGATTTTTTCTTTCTGCTCCTGGGTCAGCCCGTCACCCGTCACGCTGGCTTTGCCGTCGGTAACGTTAACCTGAACCTTATCTGAACCGGGAATATTGAGTTTTTTGAGATGCTCGGTGATTTTGTCACTCTGGCCTTTATGATCGGTCAGGTTATCCCATAGCTTTTCGCCTGCTTCTTTCACGAAGTTAAAAAGACCCATTCCATCCTCCTGTTAATCATGAAGTCAGAATAAGCATAGCAGTTGAGTTTTAAGCTGATAAAAAACCCGGTAGCGCTGACGCTCACCGGGCCTGAGTCTGTTCTCCCTCTCCCTGTGGGAGAGGGCGGGATGAGGGGAAACTTAAACCCCTTGCTCCAGAATGCGGATGTGGGTTTCCAGCACGTCACCCTTCACCGCGTCGCTCCACGCTTTCATGTGCGGGGTCTGCAGGTGCGCTTCAAGGTGCGCGACGGTTTCCCACTGCTCAACCATGATGATTGAGTCTGGCGCGGTCGCCTGGAAGCTGGCGTCAGTGGCGGCATCCACCATCGGCGCGTAGCCGTGGCAGCCTTCTTCTTTCAGTACGGTCGGGATAATTTTCACGAACTGATCCAGCACCGCCTGACGGTGATGTTGACCTGGACGAGTACGGATTTCTGCGATTACGGTAAGCATGTTTACTACTCCTTTAATTCCAGGCTACCAGTTAAGCAAAAATTTCCGCGAGATGCTTGCGATATTCTGCGATATAGCTCGGGACGTCAGGCATTTTAATCACGTCGTTGACGATAAAGGTCGGCAGCGGATCCATGCCCAGGAACTGGTTAGCCTTGTGTAACGGCAGGTACGCGCCGTCGACGCCCACGCCTTCGAAGAACTGATCTTTATCGGTGAAGGCTTCCAGCGGGGCGTTCCAGGTCAGCGAGAGCATATATTTTTTGCCCTGAATCAGGCCGCCCGAGCCGTATTTTTTGGAGGCGTCAGAGCGGGTGCGGCCATCGCTGGCATACAGCGAACCGTGACCTTCGGTGAACACGTCGTCCATGTATTTTTTTACGGTCCACGGCGCGCCCATCCACCAGCCTGGCATCTGCCAGATCACTACGTCAGCCCACAGGAAGTTCTGCACTTCGGCCTTCACGTCATAATTGCTGTCTGCACGCACGACCTTAACATCATGCCCGGCGTCGCGCAGGAAACCGTCCGCGACCTCGGTCAGGGTGTCATTCAGCTGGCCTTTAGAGTGCGCAAATTCTTTTGCACCGTTGATAATCAGAATGTTGCTCATTATTTGTCCTCGATGATGAGAGTATGGCGAGTATTCTACGCGCGAGGACGGTGCGGTAAAATGAGCAAAATGTGCAAAGTCTTTTGCGTTAAACGCAATAATCCCTACCAGCTGACCTTCACTTCAAAACCGCCTTCAGGCGCATTGCTCAGCGAAACGCGCATCCCGTGCAGAGCGGCGATGCGTTTTACAATGGATAACCCCAGCCCGCTGCCCGTCGCATCCTGACCCGGCGGACGATAAAAGCGCTCGCCGATGCGCGCCAGCGCGTCCGGTGAAATGCCGGGGCCGTTGTCGCGCACGGTAAAGCCACGCGCGTCCAGCGTCACGTCCACCGTACTGCCGCGCGGGCTGTAGCGAATCGCGTTATCCAGCAGGTTGCGCACCAGCAGGCTCAGGAGCAGCTGCTGGCCCGTGCGTGTAACCTCTGGTGCATGGATGTTCAGGCGAATATCAATGCCCGCCTGCTGCGCCGGATGCCAGATATCCAGCACGGCCGACTGCAGTAAGTCGGCCAGGATAATCGGTTCGACATCGTCAAGGTTATCCAGTGAATCCAGGCGCGACAGCGTGAGGAGTTGATCCACCAGCCGGGAGGCGCGGTCGATACCCGCATGTAGCTGCGAAAGGGCTTTGGACTGCGCCTCGGGATCGTCCTGATACAGCTGCGCCACGTCAGTTTGCACCTTCAGTGCCGCCAGCGGGCTGCGCAGCTCGTGGGCGGCATCGGACGTAAAGCGGCGCTCGCGGGTCATCATCTCCTGGGTGCGCGCGAAGAGATGATTCAGCGCGTCGAGCAGGGGACGCACCTCTGTGGGTACCCCTTCCGTCGGCAGTTTATCGGTAGCATCCGGCGAGCGGGAGCGCAGGGTCTGCGCCAGCTTTTTCAGCGGCTTCAGTTCACGGCTCAACAGCAGGATCAGCAACAGCAGCATTACAGGTAGCGCCACCAGCCAGGGGGTCAGCTGCGAGCTGACCACGTCCAGCGCCATCTCCTGGCGGTACTCCCACTCCTGGCCGACCACCACGCGGTACTTCCCGTCGGGTGAGGTCAGCCATAAAAAACGCCACTCGTCGTTGTCGCCCTGCAGCTGCCCGTTATCGAACCCGTCGCGGCGATAGTGGTACGGAATATCGCGTCCGTTTTCACCGTCGTTGAGGAGCATTTTGCCGTCGACGGCGTAAATGGCGAAAGCCAGCGCGTCGTCGTCCAGACGACCGTGCTTCACTTTTTTAGGGATGTCACGCATGCGTTCGGGAGCGCGGATCTCGTCCAGATCCATCGTCAGCAGCCGTTTAGCAAACAGCATCTGCTGGGTATCGAACAGCTTGTCGAGCTTGTGGGTCGTCTGCTGCCAGGCGACCACGCTGGCGGCAAACCAGGCCGTCAGAGAGAGCAGCAGGAAGAGAAGCGTCAGGCGCAGCTTCAGGCTAAGGCGTTGCGTCAGCTTCATGCGTCACCCAGGGTGTAGCCGATGCCGTGCACGGTGCGGATAAACTCGCTCCCAAGCTTGCGGCGCAGATGATGGACGTGAACCTCGATGGCATTGCTGGAGACGTCGTCGTCCCAGGTATAGAGTTTTTCCTCGATCATCTTTCGCGGCAGCACCCGACCGGCGTTACGCATTAACAGCTCCAGCAGCGCGAACTCTTTCGGCTTGAGCGTCAGCGGCTCACCGTTCAGCGTGGCGACGAGACGGGTCGGATCGAGCGTGACCTTCCCGTGACGCAGTTCGCTACGCGCCTGGCCGTGGCTGCGGCGGACCAGCGCCTCGAGGCGGGCACCCACTTCTATGAGCGCGAACGGCTTACAGAGATAATCATCCGCGCCCAGACGCAGCCCCTCGACGCGCTGGTTCAGCGCATCCCGCGCCGTCAGAATTAATACCGGCTCGCTGCGCCCGCTTTCGCGCCACGCGCGCAGGATCTCCAGACCGTCAATTTCCGGCAGCGTCAGATCCAGCACCACGGCATCATAGGGAGCAGAAGAAAGCGCGGCCTGACCGGTTTTTCCGTCGGTAAACCAGTCCACGCTAAAGCCCATTTTGCTTAACCCCGCCTTGATACCGTCGCCGATTAACCTGTCGTCTTCTACCAGTAAAATGCGCATGTTCCCCCCTTGATGCCGTCAGTAAACCCTCTGTAAGCGCCTGCTGTACAGCAATAATAATTAAATTTTTCCCTTAAGAAGTTGTTAAGGATTATCCTGTTAAATGGATTGCGAAACGACATTAAAGGGAGAGATGAAGATGAAAAAATTCGCTGCAATTGCTGCCATCATGATGATGACCACCGCGCCGGTCTTTGCTGCTCAGGGCGGTTTTACTGGCCCATCGGCCACACAGACACAGACCCAGACGCAAACTCAGCAGGGCGGTTTTGTCGATAACAACGCTAACCTCACCACCGCGGCAAAAGTGAAAGACCTGAAGGACGATGCCTGGGTGAAGCTGCGCGGGAACATCACCGAGCGCCTGTCCGATGACCGCTACACCTTCCGCGATGAGTCCGGCACGGTCGTAGTTGAGATTGACCACAAGCGCTGGAACGGCGTGACCGTCACTCCGCAGGATAAAGTTGAACTGCAGGGTAAAGTCGATAAAGACTGGAACGGGTTTGAAATCGACGTGAAGCAGGTTATTAAGCTGAACAAATAACCCGAAAAGGGCCGCCTGTGCGGCCCTTTTTCTTTGTGACTCAATTCATCAGATGAGGTAGTATCTGCGGCAATATTGCCTGAAACCCTTCGGTTTCTGAGTTGAGGAATCACACGTAATGAGCGATATGGCAGAGCGCCTCGCGCTACATGAATTCACGGAAAACGCCTACCTGAACTACTCCATGTACGTCATCATGGACAGGGCGTTGCCGTTTATCGGGGATGGCCTGAAGCCCGTTCAGCGCCGCATCGTCTATGCGATGTCCGAACTGGGGCTGAACGCCACCGCCAAGTTTAAGAAATCCGCCCGTACCGTCGGTGACGTACTGGGTAAATACCATCCGCACGGCGACAGCGCCTGTTATGAAGCGATGGTGCTGATGGCGCAGCCGTTCTCTTACCGCTACCCGCTGGTGGACGGGCAGGGGAACTGGGGTGCGCCGGACGATCCGAAATCCTTCGCGGCGATGCGTTATACCGAATCCCGTCTCTCTAAATATGCCGAAGTGCTGCTGGGCGAGCTGGGTCAGGGAACCGTTGACTGGGTGCCAAACTTCGACGGTACGATGCAGGAGCCGAAGATGCTGCCTGCGCGTCTGCCGAACATCCTGCTGAACGGTACCACCGGTATCGCGGTCGGTATGGCGACGGACATTCCGCCGCACAACCTGCGTGAAGTGGCGAAAGCCGCCATTACCCTCATCGAGCAGCCGAAAGCGACGCTCGACGAGCTGCTGGATATCGTGCAGGGGCCAGATTTCCCGACCGAAGCCGAGATCATCACCTCGCGCGCGGAAATCCGCAAAATCTACCAGAACGGTCGCGGCTCCGTGCGCATGCGCGCGGTGTGGAATAAAGAGGACGGCGCCGTGGTGATCACCGCGCTGCCGCATCAGGTTTCCGGTGCCAAAGTGCTGGAGCAGATCGCCTCCCAGATGCGCAATAAAAAGCTGCCGATGGTGGACGACCTGCGCGACGAATCGGATCACGAGAACCCGACCCGCCTGGTGATCGTGCCACGTTCCAACCGCGTGGACATGGAGCAGGTGATGAACCACCTGTTCGCCACCACCGATCTGGAAAAAAGCTACCGCGTCAACCTGAACATGATTGGCCTCGACGGACGCCCGGCGGTGAAAAACCTGCTGGAGATCCTCACCGAATGGCTGACCTTCCGCCGCGATACTGTCCGTCGTCGTCTGAACCATCGTCTGGAGAAAGTGCTTAAGCGCCTTCATATCCTTGAAGGTTTGCTGGTGGCGTTCCTCAATATCGATGAAGTGATTGAGATCATCCGTACCGAGGACGAGCCGAAGCCGGCGCTGATGTCGCGCTTTGGCATCAGCGAAACCCAGGCCGAAGCGATCCTCGAACTGAAGCTGCGCCATCTCGCCAAACTGGAAGAGATGAAGATCCGCGGCGAGCAGAACGAGCTGGAAAAAGAGCGCGATCAGCTGCAGGCGATCCTCGCGTCCGAGCGCAAGATGAACACCCTGCTGAAGAAAGAGCTGCAGGCCGATGCCGACGCCTTCGGCGACGACCGTCGTTCTCCGCTGCACGAGCGCGAAGAAGCGAAGGCGATGAACGAGCACGACATGCAGCCGTCCGAGCCGGTCACCATTGTTCTGTCGCAGAGCGGCTGGGTGCGCAGCGCCAAAGGCCACGATATCGACGCGCCGGGCCTGAGCTACAAAGCGGGCGACAGCTTCAAAGCGGCGGTGAAAGGCAAGAGCAACCAGCCGGTGGCGTTTATCGACTCCACCGGCCGCAGCTACGCCATCGACCCGATCACGCTGCCTTCCGCGCGCGGGCAGGGCGAGCCGCTCACCGGCAAGCTGACGCTGCCGCCGGGGGCGACGGTTGACCATATGCTGATGGAAGCCGATGACCAGAAGCTGCTGCTGGCGTCCGATGCGGGCTACGGCTTTATCTGTACCTTTAACGACCTGGTCTCCCGTAACCGTGCCGGTAAGGCGCTGATAAGCCTGCCGGACAACGCCCACGTGATGGCGCCGCTGGTGATTGAGAACGAAAGCGACATGCTGCTGGCGATCACTACCGCCGGACGTATGCTGATGTTCCCGGTCAGCGATCTGCCGGAGCTGTCTAAAGGCAAGGGCAACAAGATCATCAACATCCCGTCGGCGGAAGCCGCGAAAGGCGAAGATGGCCTGGCGCACCTCTTCCTCCTGCCGCCGCAGAGCACGCTGACCATTCACGTCGGCAAGCGTAAGATCAAGCTTCGTCCGGAAGAGCTGCAGAAAGTGGTGGGTGAGCGCGGTCGCCGCGGCTCGCTGATGCGCGGCCTGCAGCGCATCGACCGCGTGGAGATTGACTCTCCTGCACGCAGCACCGCGGGTGACAGCGAAGAGTAATGTCGTGATATCCCCCTCTGCCCGGAGGGGGAGTTTCAATAAAATTTCCCGTAAAATCGTTGTTAATTCGTGCGTTGCGATTAACAATACGCGCTCGTAATAAAGTCCTTACCTGGCCACAGGTGAAGTATAATTGTCAGCTGTTGGGGCTTCAGAGGTCGCTATGCTATATATTGTTCGTCTTATTCTTACCGTTATCTACTGCATTCTGGTCTGTATTTTCGGCTGCATCTATTGCCTGTTCAGTCCGCGTAATCCTAAGCATGTTGCCACCTTCGGCCATATGTTCGGGCGTCTTGCGCCGCTGTTTGGCCTGAAGGTTGAGAAACGTCTGCCTGAAGGGGCGGAGAATTTCGGTAACGCCATCTATATCGCTAACCATCAGAACAATTACGATATGGTGACCGCCGCAAATATCGTTTTACCGCCGACCGTGACGGTAGGGAAAAAAAGCCTGCTGTGGATCCCGTTTTTTGGCCAGCTGTACTGGCTGACCGGTAACCTGCTGATTGACCGTAACAACCGGGCGAAAGCGCACAGCACCATTGCGGAAGTGGTGAATCATTTTAAAAAGCGCAAAATCTCAATCTGGATGTTCCCGGAAGGAACGCGCAGCCGCGGCCGCGGCCTGCTGCCGTTTAAAACCGGGGCGTTTCATGCCGCAATTGCGGCAGGTGTTCCAATTATTCCTGTGTGCGTTTCCAATACTTCGAATAAGATTAATCTTAACCGCCTGAATAACGGGCTGGTGATTGTTGAAATGCTGCCACCCGTCGATACCAGCAAATACGGTAAAGACCAGGTGCGCGAGCTGGCAGCGCACTGCCGTGAGCTGATGGCTCAGCATATTGCGCAGCTCGACAAAGAAGTCGCAGAGAGAGAAGCCGCCGGTAAGATTTAATCCGGCGTTGAAGGGAAAACGAATTCCCGCGTTGTTAGTCGTTTCAGATGGAGCTTATATGTCACTCAGTCGGCGTCAGTTTATTCAGGCTTCCGGGATCGCCCTTTGTGCGGGTGCGATGCCGCTGACAGCCAGCGCCGCCGGGCAGCAACAGCCGCTGCCTATTCCGCCATTAATTGAATCCCGTCGCGGTCAGCCGCTTTTCCTGACGCTGCAGCGCAGCCACTGGTCCTTCACCCAGGGGACGCGCGCGCCTGTCTGGGGCATTAACGGACGTTATCTTGGGCCGACCATACGCGTGTGGAATGGCGATGACGTTAAGCTCATCTACAGTAACCGTACCCCTGAAAATGTCGCCATGACCATCAGCGGCCTACAGGTGCCTGGCCCGTTGATTGGCGGCGCGGCGCGAATGATGTCACCCAGCGCCGACTGGGCGCCGGTTCTGCCGATTCGCCAGAGCGCAGCAACCCTGTGGTATCACGCCAACACGCCTAACCGCATGGCGCAGCAGGTCTATAA encodes the following:
- the lysM gene encoding peptidoglycan-binding protein LysM, whose translation is MGLFNFVKEAGEKLWDNLTDHKGQSDKITEHLKKLNIPGSDKVQVNVTDGKASVTGDGLTQEQKEKIQVAVGNIAGVSEVENNITATDAKDEATYYTVKSGDTLSAISKTVYGDANKYNKIFEANRPMLSSPDKIYPGQTLRIPKA
- a CDS encoding putative quinol monooxygenase, with amino-acid sequence MLTVIAEIRTRPGQHHRQAVLDQFVKIIPTVLKEEGCHGYAPMVDAATDASFQATAPDSIIMVEQWETVAHLEAHLQTPHMKAWSDAVKGDVLETHIRILEQGV
- a CDS encoding NAD(P)H-dependent oxidoreductase, producing MSNILIINGAKEFAHSKGQLNDTLTEVADGFLRDAGHDVKVVRADSNYDVKAEVQNFLWADVVIWQMPGWWMGAPWTVKKYMDDVFTEGHGSLYASDGRTRSDASKKYGSGGLIQGKKYMLSLTWNAPLEAFTDKDQFFEGVGVDGAYLPLHKANQFLGMDPLPTFIVNDVIKMPDVPSYIAEYRKHLAEIFA
- the qseC gene encoding quorum sensing histidine kinase QseC codes for the protein MKLTQRLSLKLRLTLLFLLLSLTAWFAASVVAWQQTTHKLDKLFDTQQMLFAKRLLTMDLDEIRAPERMRDIPKKVKHGRLDDDALAFAIYAVDGKMLLNDGENGRDIPYHYRRDGFDNGQLQGDNDEWRFLWLTSPDGKYRVVVGQEWEYRQEMALDVVSSQLTPWLVALPVMLLLLILLLSRELKPLKKLAQTLRSRSPDATDKLPTEGVPTEVRPLLDALNHLFARTQEMMTRERRFTSDAAHELRSPLAALKVQTDVAQLYQDDPEAQSKALSQLHAGIDRASRLVDQLLTLSRLDSLDNLDDVEPIILADLLQSAVLDIWHPAQQAGIDIRLNIHAPEVTRTGQQLLLSLLVRNLLDNAIRYSPRGSTVDVTLDARGFTVRDNGPGISPDALARIGERFYRPPGQDATGSGLGLSIVKRIAALHGMRVSLSNAPEGGFEVKVSW
- the qseB gene encoding quorum sensing response regulator transcription factor QseB; the encoded protein is MRILLVEDDRLIGDGIKAGLSKMGFSVDWFTDGKTGQAALSSAPYDAVVLDLTLPEIDGLEILRAWRESGRSEPVLILTARDALNQRVEGLRLGADDYLCKPFALIEVGARLEALVRRSHGQARSELRHGKVTLDPTRLVATLNGEPLTLKPKEFALLELLMRNAGRVLPRKMIEEKLYTWDDDVSSNAIEVHVHHLRRKLGSEFIRTVHGIGYTLGDA
- a CDS encoding YgiW/YdeI family stress tolerance OB fold protein produces the protein MKKFAAIAAIMMMTTAPVFAAQGGFTGPSATQTQTQTQTQQGGFVDNNANLTTAAKVKDLKDDAWVKLRGNITERLSDDRYTFRDESGTVVVEIDHKRWNGVTVTPQDKVELQGKVDKDWNGFEIDVKQVIKLNK
- the parC gene encoding DNA topoisomerase IV subunit A; its protein translation is MSDMAERLALHEFTENAYLNYSMYVIMDRALPFIGDGLKPVQRRIVYAMSELGLNATAKFKKSARTVGDVLGKYHPHGDSACYEAMVLMAQPFSYRYPLVDGQGNWGAPDDPKSFAAMRYTESRLSKYAEVLLGELGQGTVDWVPNFDGTMQEPKMLPARLPNILLNGTTGIAVGMATDIPPHNLREVAKAAITLIEQPKATLDELLDIVQGPDFPTEAEIITSRAEIRKIYQNGRGSVRMRAVWNKEDGAVVITALPHQVSGAKVLEQIASQMRNKKLPMVDDLRDESDHENPTRLVIVPRSNRVDMEQVMNHLFATTDLEKSYRVNLNMIGLDGRPAVKNLLEILTEWLTFRRDTVRRRLNHRLEKVLKRLHILEGLLVAFLNIDEVIEIIRTEDEPKPALMSRFGISETQAEAILELKLRHLAKLEEMKIRGEQNELEKERDQLQAILASERKMNTLLKKELQADADAFGDDRRSPLHEREEAKAMNEHDMQPSEPVTIVLSQSGWVRSAKGHDIDAPGLSYKAGDSFKAAVKGKSNQPVAFIDSTGRSYAIDPITLPSARGQGEPLTGKLTLPPGATVDHMLMEADDQKLLLASDAGYGFICTFNDLVSRNRAGKALISLPDNAHVMAPLVIENESDMLLAITTAGRMLMFPVSDLPELSKGKGNKIINIPSAEAAKGEDGLAHLFLLPPQSTLTIHVGKRKIKLRPEELQKVVGERGRRGSLMRGLQRIDRVEIDSPARSTAGDSEE
- the plsC gene encoding 1-acylglycerol-3-phosphate O-acyltransferase, with amino-acid sequence MLYIVRLILTVIYCILVCIFGCIYCLFSPRNPKHVATFGHMFGRLAPLFGLKVEKRLPEGAENFGNAIYIANHQNNYDMVTAANIVLPPTVTVGKKSLLWIPFFGQLYWLTGNLLIDRNNRAKAHSTIAEVVNHFKKRKISIWMFPEGTRSRGRGLLPFKTGAFHAAIAAGVPIIPVCVSNTSNKINLNRLNNGLVIVEMLPPVDTSKYGKDQVRELAAHCRELMAQHIAQLDKEVAEREAAGKI